The following coding sequences lie in one Phragmites australis chromosome 8, lpPhrAust1.1, whole genome shotgun sequence genomic window:
- the LOC133927317 gene encoding GATA transcription factor 20-like isoform X2 — MSHHDGSKPYQPRRGPERPPQPAEEAAAPPPDAVAAVGHLAAVAAEAEAMNRYAEEQQVLGQHEVGEEEEEEEDEEMEEEEEDEAEGQEVGVGGEVVPMDADAAAAAAAAAAAGVHMDPHGAMVAATVPPISSNQLTLSFQGEVYVFDSVSPDKVQAVLLLLGGRELNPGLGSAASSSAPYSKRLNFPHRVASLMRFREKRKERNFDKKIRYTVRKEVALRMQRNRGQFTSSKPKPDEAAPELSTADGSPWGALEGRPPSAAECHHCGTSATATPMMRRGPDGPRTLCNACGLMWANKGLLRDLTKAPVPLQAVHSAPVIDGGNESALAAPGAEQEIPAAAMANGHESST; from the exons ATGTCCCACCACGACGGCAGCAAGCCCTACCAGCCGCGCCGGGGGCCCGAGCGCCCCCCGCAGCCGGCGGAGGAGGCCGCCGCGCCTCCGCCCGACGCCGTGGCGGCGGTGGGCCACCTCGCGGCCGTGGCGGCTGAGGCTGAGGCGATGAACCGCTACGCCGAGGAGCAGCAGGTGCTCGGGCAGCATGAGGtgggggaggaagaggaggaggaggaagatgaggagatggaggaggaggaagaggacgaggCGGAGGGGCAGGAAGTTGGCGTCGGCGGGGAGGTCGTCCCCATGGACGCGGATGCTGCCGccgcggctgcggctgcggctgcggccgGCGTGCATATGGACCCGCACGGGGCGATGGTGGCCGCGACTGTGCCGCCCATCTCGTCCAACCAGCTCACCCTCTCGTTCCAGGGTGAGGTCTACGTGTTCGACTCTGTCTCCCCTGATAAG GTCCAAGCCGTGCTTTTGCTGCTCGGAGGAAGGGAGTTGAACCCAGGCTTGGGCTCAGCGGCGTCGTCTTCTGCCCCCTACAGTAAG AGGCTAAATTTCCCACATCGGGTGGCATCACTGATGAGGTTTAGGGAGAAGCGGAAAGAGCGGAATTTTGATAAGAAGATCCGGTACACTGTTCGGAAGGAAGTTGCACTCAG GATGCAGCGCAATAGAGGTCAGTTTACATCTTCAAAACCAAAGCCTGATGAAGCAGCTCCAGAGTTGTCAACTGCAGATGGCTCCCCATGGGGGGCTCTTGAAGGCCGACCTCCGTCTGCTGCTGA ATGCCATCACTGTGGTACTAGTGCAACAGCTACACCTATGATGCGTCGTGGACCTGATGGACCAAGAACATTATGTAATGCTTGCGGCCTCATGTGGGCAAATAAG GGCTTGTTGAGGGACCTCACAAAAGCTCCTGTACCTCTTCAAGCTGTGCATTCAGCTCCAGTTATAGATGGTggt AATGAAAGTGCTTTAGCAGCACCCGGCGCCGAGCAAGAGATTCCTGCAGCAGCCATGGCCAACGGGCACGAGTCATCGACGTGA
- the LOC133927317 gene encoding GATA transcription factor 20-like isoform X1 gives MSHHDGSKPYQPRRGPERPPQPAEEAAAPPPDAVAAVGHLAAVAAEAEAMNRYAEEQQVLGQHEVGEEEEEEEDEEMEEEEEDEAEGQEVGVGGEVVPMDADAAAAAAAAAAAGVHMDPHGAMVAATVPPISSNQLTLSFQGEVYVFDSVSPDKVQAVLLLLGGRELNPGLGSAASSSAPYSKRLNFPHRVASLMRFREKRKERNFDKKIRYTVRKEVALRMQRNRGQFTSSKPKPDEAAPELSTADGSPWGALEGRPPSAAECHHCGTSATATPMMRRGPDGPRTLCNACGLMWANKGLLRDLTKAPVPLQAVHSAPVIDGGQNESALAAPGAEQEIPAAAMANGHESST, from the exons ATGTCCCACCACGACGGCAGCAAGCCCTACCAGCCGCGCCGGGGGCCCGAGCGCCCCCCGCAGCCGGCGGAGGAGGCCGCCGCGCCTCCGCCCGACGCCGTGGCGGCGGTGGGCCACCTCGCGGCCGTGGCGGCTGAGGCTGAGGCGATGAACCGCTACGCCGAGGAGCAGCAGGTGCTCGGGCAGCATGAGGtgggggaggaagaggaggaggaggaagatgaggagatggaggaggaggaagaggacgaggCGGAGGGGCAGGAAGTTGGCGTCGGCGGGGAGGTCGTCCCCATGGACGCGGATGCTGCCGccgcggctgcggctgcggctgcggccgGCGTGCATATGGACCCGCACGGGGCGATGGTGGCCGCGACTGTGCCGCCCATCTCGTCCAACCAGCTCACCCTCTCGTTCCAGGGTGAGGTCTACGTGTTCGACTCTGTCTCCCCTGATAAG GTCCAAGCCGTGCTTTTGCTGCTCGGAGGAAGGGAGTTGAACCCAGGCTTGGGCTCAGCGGCGTCGTCTTCTGCCCCCTACAGTAAG AGGCTAAATTTCCCACATCGGGTGGCATCACTGATGAGGTTTAGGGAGAAGCGGAAAGAGCGGAATTTTGATAAGAAGATCCGGTACACTGTTCGGAAGGAAGTTGCACTCAG GATGCAGCGCAATAGAGGTCAGTTTACATCTTCAAAACCAAAGCCTGATGAAGCAGCTCCAGAGTTGTCAACTGCAGATGGCTCCCCATGGGGGGCTCTTGAAGGCCGACCTCCGTCTGCTGCTGA ATGCCATCACTGTGGTACTAGTGCAACAGCTACACCTATGATGCGTCGTGGACCTGATGGACCAAGAACATTATGTAATGCTTGCGGCCTCATGTGGGCAAATAAG GGCTTGTTGAGGGACCTCACAAAAGCTCCTGTACCTCTTCAAGCTGTGCATTCAGCTCCAGTTATAGATGGTggt CAGAATGAAAGTGCTTTAGCAGCACCCGGCGCCGAGCAAGAGATTCCTGCAGCAGCCATGGCCAACGGGCACGAGTCATCGACGTGA
- the LOC133927317 gene encoding GATA transcription factor 20-like isoform X3 gives MSHHDGSKPYQPRRGPERPPQPAEEAAAPPPDAVAAVGHLAAVAAEAEAMNRYAEEQQVLGQHEVGEEEEEEEDEEMEEEEEDEAEGQEVGVGGEVVPMDADAAAAAAAAAAAGVHMDPHGAMVAATVPPISSNQLTLSFQGEVYVFDSVSPDKVQAVLLLLGGRELNPGLGSAASSSAPYSKRLNFPHRVASLMRFREKRKERNFDKKIRYTVRKEVALRMQRNRGQFTSSKPKPDEAAPELSTADGSPWGALEGRPPSAAECHHCGTSATATPMMRRGPDGPRTLCNACGLMWANKNESALAAPGAEQEIPAAAMANGHESST, from the exons ATGTCCCACCACGACGGCAGCAAGCCCTACCAGCCGCGCCGGGGGCCCGAGCGCCCCCCGCAGCCGGCGGAGGAGGCCGCCGCGCCTCCGCCCGACGCCGTGGCGGCGGTGGGCCACCTCGCGGCCGTGGCGGCTGAGGCTGAGGCGATGAACCGCTACGCCGAGGAGCAGCAGGTGCTCGGGCAGCATGAGGtgggggaggaagaggaggaggaggaagatgaggagatggaggaggaggaagaggacgaggCGGAGGGGCAGGAAGTTGGCGTCGGCGGGGAGGTCGTCCCCATGGACGCGGATGCTGCCGccgcggctgcggctgcggctgcggccgGCGTGCATATGGACCCGCACGGGGCGATGGTGGCCGCGACTGTGCCGCCCATCTCGTCCAACCAGCTCACCCTCTCGTTCCAGGGTGAGGTCTACGTGTTCGACTCTGTCTCCCCTGATAAG GTCCAAGCCGTGCTTTTGCTGCTCGGAGGAAGGGAGTTGAACCCAGGCTTGGGCTCAGCGGCGTCGTCTTCTGCCCCCTACAGTAAG AGGCTAAATTTCCCACATCGGGTGGCATCACTGATGAGGTTTAGGGAGAAGCGGAAAGAGCGGAATTTTGATAAGAAGATCCGGTACACTGTTCGGAAGGAAGTTGCACTCAG GATGCAGCGCAATAGAGGTCAGTTTACATCTTCAAAACCAAAGCCTGATGAAGCAGCTCCAGAGTTGTCAACTGCAGATGGCTCCCCATGGGGGGCTCTTGAAGGCCGACCTCCGTCTGCTGCTGA ATGCCATCACTGTGGTACTAGTGCAACAGCTACACCTATGATGCGTCGTGGACCTGATGGACCAAGAACATTATGTAATGCTTGCGGCCTCATGTGGGCAAATAAG AATGAAAGTGCTTTAGCAGCACCCGGCGCCGAGCAAGAGATTCCTGCAGCAGCCATGGCCAACGGGCACGAGTCATCGACGTGA